In one Sporomusa sphaeroides DSM 2875 genomic region, the following are encoded:
- a CDS encoding nucleobase:cation symporter-2 family protein has product MLPLGHLFTYGLQHVLAMYAGAVAVPLIIANALGLSQEQLIYLINADLFTCGIATLIQTLGFWNMGIRIPIIQGVTFAAVTPMIIIGQTHGLTGIYGSVIVAGIVTYLMSPYFSRLIRFFPPVVTGTIITIIGVTLMPVAVRWAAGGNPAAKDFASFSYICLALVTLLLVLFFYRYFTGFLSNIAVLLGLLCGTVIASLFGMVNFSQVATANWLGITTPFAFGLPTFDLASIVAMILVMLVVMTETTGDCIAVGEIIDKPVTQEDLTRGLRADGFSTILGGILNSFPYTAFAQNVGLVGLTRVKSRFVVAAAGAILVILGLFPKFAAVVAAIPNPVLGGAGIAMFGMVAASGIKTLSKVQFDGTHNIMVIAISMGVGMITLAVPNFYHQFPSWAQVILHSGITAGSVAAIILNAVLNGTNKPAEAAIGKQEYIG; this is encoded by the coding sequence ATGCTGCCCTTGGGACATTTGTTTACCTATGGGTTGCAGCATGTTTTGGCTATGTATGCCGGTGCGGTGGCTGTGCCGCTGATTATCGCCAATGCGCTGGGGTTGAGCCAGGAACAGCTGATTTATCTCATTAACGCGGATTTGTTCACCTGTGGTATTGCTACTTTGATTCAGACCCTGGGTTTTTGGAATATGGGGATTCGTATTCCCATTATCCAAGGAGTGACCTTTGCTGCGGTAACCCCGATGATCATCATTGGTCAGACTCATGGTTTAACTGGTATTTATGGTTCTGTTATTGTTGCCGGTATTGTGACCTATTTGATGAGTCCGTATTTTAGCCGTCTGATCCGTTTCTTCCCGCCGGTAGTGACAGGTACGATTATTACAATTATCGGCGTTACCCTAATGCCGGTGGCAGTACGCTGGGCGGCTGGCGGTAACCCGGCAGCTAAAGATTTTGCTTCTTTTTCATATATCTGTCTGGCACTTGTTACCTTGCTGCTGGTATTATTCTTCTACCGATACTTTACAGGATTTTTAAGTAATATTGCTGTTCTTCTGGGACTTCTCTGCGGTACAGTGATCGCATCTTTGTTTGGCATGGTCAACTTCTCGCAGGTTGCCACAGCCAATTGGCTGGGAATTACCACCCCGTTTGCCTTTGGCCTGCCGACCTTTGACTTGGCTTCCATTGTCGCTATGATCCTGGTTATGCTGGTCGTTATGACTGAAACCACCGGTGACTGTATTGCCGTCGGTGAAATTATTGACAAGCCTGTTACGCAGGAAGATTTGACCCGCGGGCTCAGGGCTGACGGTTTTTCAACCATCCTGGGCGGTATTTTGAATAGCTTCCCCTATACGGCGTTTGCCCAAAACGTGGGCCTGGTCGGTTTGACCAGAGTAAAAAGCCGCTTTGTAGTGGCTGCCGCCGGTGCCATTTTAGTTATCCTGGGCTTGTTCCCTAAATTCGCCGCTGTAGTTGCCGCCATCCCCAATCCGGTATTGGGTGGCGCCGGTATTGCCATGTTCGGCATGGTGGCTGCCAGTGGGATTAAAACCTTGTCCAAGGTTCAATTTGACGGTACTCATAATATTATGGTAATTGCCATAAGTATGGGAGTTGGCATGATTACCCTGGCTGTCCCCAATTTCTATCACCAATTCCCCAGTTGGGCGCAGGTAATCCTCCACAGCGGCATCACGGCCGGCAGTGTGGCGGCCATTATTCTGAATGCTGTCCTTAACGGCACCAATAAACCGGCTGAAGCGGCCATTGGCAAGCAGGAATATATTGGCTAA
- a CDS encoding (2Fe-2S)-binding protein, which yields MQIEIIINGRRTALEVQPDDFLVDTLRQQGLYSVRRGCDTTCCGLCTVWLDGQPTLSCSLLSFRAHGRQITTIEGVPSEAENFAQFMAAEGADQCGYCSPGFILTVLAMKRELVNPTEAQIVHYLTGNLCRCTGYQGQLRAVKKYLGVTPS from the coding sequence ATGCAAATAGAAATCATCATCAATGGCCGGCGAACAGCTTTGGAAGTTCAGCCTGACGATTTCCTGGTGGATACGCTGCGCCAACAGGGGCTGTACAGTGTGCGCAGAGGCTGTGATACCACCTGCTGCGGTCTGTGTACCGTCTGGCTTGATGGCCAGCCGACACTTTCCTGCTCGCTATTATCATTCAGGGCGCATGGCAGGCAGATTACGACAATTGAGGGAGTGCCGTCCGAGGCGGAGAACTTTGCCCAATTCATGGCTGCCGAGGGTGCCGACCAATGTGGTTATTGCAGCCCGGGCTTTATTCTCACCGTGCTTGCCATGAAGCGGGAACTGGTTAATCCCACCGAGGCGCAGATTGTTCATTACCTGACAGGCAACCTGTGCCGCTGTACCGGCTATCAAGGGCAGCTTCGGGCTGTCAAGAAATATCTGGGGGTAACACCGTCATGA
- a CDS encoding FAD binding domain-containing protein, with amino-acid sequence MFTLRNVVQPDTLPEAYKILREKKSNTILGGCAWLRMGSQIIHTGVDLTKLGLDYINNCTGHIEIGAMATLRELETHQALQEYCGGVVPQAVSNIIGVQFRNVATAGASVFSRYGFSDLLTILLVLDTEIELYDGGRMGLAEFMDRPRTKDILTKIIIHKTERRAAYQALRNSASDYPVLTAAVSRLGAEWQIAVGARPTKARLALEAAKLLPGGNLTVAVMEQAAQAAAIELPFGDNMRGSAEYRQAMCQVLVKRAIAEVAACK; translated from the coding sequence TTGTTTACATTACGTAATGTAGTGCAACCGGATACGCTGCCAGAGGCTTACAAAATATTGCGGGAAAAGAAGAGCAATACGATACTTGGCGGTTGTGCCTGGCTTCGTATGGGTTCTCAAATCATCCACACCGGCGTGGATCTAACGAAACTGGGACTTGACTATATCAATAACTGTACCGGGCATATCGAGATCGGGGCCATGGCTACTTTGCGCGAGCTGGAAACCCACCAGGCGCTGCAGGAATATTGCGGCGGGGTAGTGCCTCAGGCTGTCAGCAATATTATCGGGGTACAATTCCGCAATGTTGCCACCGCCGGGGCGTCGGTATTTTCCCGGTATGGTTTTTCGGATTTGCTTACCATATTATTGGTACTGGATACCGAAATAGAATTGTACGATGGCGGGCGTATGGGCTTGGCAGAATTTATGGACAGGCCCCGTACCAAAGATATTTTGACGAAAATCATTATTCACAAAACAGAGCGCCGGGCAGCCTATCAGGCGCTGCGTAACTCGGCCAGCGATTATCCTGTCCTTACGGCAGCGGTATCCCGGCTGGGAGCAGAGTGGCAGATTGCTGTCGGCGCGCGTCCCACCAAGGCCAGACTGGCGCTTGAGGCCGCTAAGCTGCTGCCAGGTGGCAACCTAACTGTGGCGGTAATGGAACAGGCCGCGCAGGCGGCAGCAATTGAGTTGCCTTTTGGCGACAATATGCGCGGGTCGGCAGAATACCGGCAGGCCATGTGCCAGGTGCTGGTTAAACGGGCAATCGCGGAGGTGGCGGCATGCAAATAG
- a CDS encoding ABC-F family ATP-binding cassette domain-containing protein, producing the protein MSVLTVENVSHGFGARTILTEASFRLLKGEHVGLIGANGEGKSTFLNIITGQLTPDEGKVEWSNRVTVGYLDQHSVLTKGKTIRDVLREAFQNMFDLEAEMLGLYNEMGEATPEQVEKMMEEVGELQDMLDHGGFYMIDAKIEEVANGLGLGSIGLDRDVADLSGGQRTKVLLTKLLLQNPTILILDEPTNYLDFEHIEWLKKYLKNYENSFILVSHDIPFLNEVVNVIYHVENGVLTRYTGDYEQFQQMYAVRKSQENRAYERQQQEVERLEDFIARNKARVATRGMANSRQKRLDKMEILEKPREKPKPTFQFREARTPSRFIVEAKNLVLGYDEPLTKPVDITLERGQKVAIRGVNGLGKSTLLKTLLGHIQPVEGKVMLGDYLYPGYFEQESSRHNNNTAMEEVWEEFPGLTNFEVRAALARCGLTNEHITSQMMVLSGGESAKVRLCKLMLKDINWLVLDEPTNHLDLEAKAELKRALMEFKGTILLVSHEPDFYEDWVTAVWNVENWTTKIV; encoded by the coding sequence ATGAGTGTTTTAACTGTTGAAAATGTATCACATGGTTTTGGTGCCCGTACGATTCTGACCGAGGCGTCTTTTCGTCTTTTAAAAGGCGAGCATGTCGGCCTGATTGGCGCCAATGGCGAAGGAAAATCCACCTTTTTAAATATCATTACCGGCCAGTTAACGCCTGACGAAGGCAAAGTGGAATGGTCCAACCGCGTAACTGTGGGTTATCTTGACCAGCATTCGGTTTTGACTAAAGGCAAAACCATCCGCGACGTACTGCGGGAAGCCTTTCAAAACATGTTTGACCTGGAAGCGGAAATGCTGGGGCTGTACAATGAGATGGGCGAGGCCACACCCGAACAAGTGGAAAAAATGATGGAAGAAGTGGGCGAACTCCAGGATATGCTCGATCACGGCGGCTTCTATATGATTGACGCCAAAATCGAAGAGGTTGCCAACGGCCTGGGGTTAGGCAGCATTGGTCTTGACCGGGATGTTGCCGATCTTAGCGGCGGTCAGCGTACCAAAGTACTGTTGACCAAACTGCTGCTGCAAAATCCCACAATCCTTATTTTGGACGAACCTACTAACTATCTTGATTTTGAGCATATAGAATGGCTGAAAAAGTATCTGAAAAACTATGAAAACAGCTTCATCCTGGTATCTCACGATATTCCCTTTTTAAATGAAGTGGTCAATGTCATCTATCATGTGGAAAATGGCGTGCTTACCCGTTATACCGGCGACTATGAGCAGTTCCAGCAAATGTACGCCGTCAGAAAGAGTCAGGAAAATCGGGCCTATGAGCGCCAGCAGCAGGAAGTGGAACGGCTGGAGGATTTTATCGCCCGCAACAAAGCGCGGGTGGCGACACGTGGCATGGCCAACAGCCGCCAGAAACGTCTGGACAAAATGGAGATACTGGAAAAACCGCGGGAAAAGCCCAAACCGACCTTCCAGTTTCGTGAAGCCCGGACGCCCAGCCGTTTTATTGTTGAGGCCAAAAACCTGGTGCTCGGCTATGATGAGCCTCTGACCAAGCCTGTGGATATTACGCTGGAACGCGGGCAAAAAGTGGCTATCCGGGGTGTCAATGGTCTGGGTAAGTCGACGCTGCTCAAGACCCTGTTAGGTCATATTCAGCCGGTTGAAGGCAAGGTTATGCTGGGCGACTATCTCTATCCGGGTTATTTCGAACAGGAATCCAGCCGCCATAATAACAATACGGCGATGGAGGAAGTGTGGGAGGAGTTCCCGGGGCTGACCAATTTTGAAGTCCGGGCGGCGTTAGCCCGCTGCGGTCTGACGAACGAGCACATCACCAGCCAAATGATGGTCTTAAGCGGCGGTGAAAGTGCCAAAGTCCGGCTGTGCAAGCTGATGCTCAAAGATATTAACTGGCTGGTTTTGGACGAACCGACCAACCACCTTGACCTTGAAGCCAAAGCTGAACTGAAACGGGCGTTGATGGAATTCAAGGGAACTATTTTGCTCGTATCTCATGAACCGGACTTTTATGAAGACTGGGTAACGGCTGTATGGAATGTGGAAAACTGGACAACTAAGATCGTATAA
- a CDS encoding nucleotidyltransferase family protein, protein MIPVGAVILAAGTASRMGKQKLLLPLAGKSLMAHVLGTVHSLPWTASIAVIGEPESELAELCRQYQVRSVFNANRHSGQASSLVLALQMLPPQLAGIMFFLGDQPLVSSALIEAILAKFRQAASDKAIVVPCCQGQRYSPVLFGSHWRDGLSALTGDTGGRQLMRNNPEWVSEVDWPEPACFLDADTWEEYMKLKTLAEG, encoded by the coding sequence ATGATACCGGTTGGTGCAGTAATCTTAGCGGCCGGAACCGCCAGCCGCATGGGAAAACAAAAACTGCTGCTGCCTTTAGCCGGCAAGTCCCTGATGGCCCATGTGCTCGGCACGGTCCATAGCCTGCCATGGACGGCAAGTATTGCTGTTATTGGCGAGCCTGAGAGCGAACTGGCCGAATTATGCCGGCAATACCAGGTAAGGTCGGTTTTTAATGCCAACAGGCACAGCGGTCAGGCTTCCTCCCTTGTGCTGGCGCTGCAAATGCTGCCGCCGCAGCTGGCAGGCATCATGTTCTTTTTGGGCGACCAGCCACTGGTATCCTCTGCCCTGATTGAAGCCATACTGGCGAAATTCAGGCAGGCCGCGAGCGACAAGGCAATTGTGGTGCCCTGCTGTCAGGGGCAGCGCTACAGCCCGGTGCTGTTCGGCAGCCATTGGCGTGACGGTCTGTCAGCCTTAACCGGCGACACCGGCGGGCGGCAGCTTATGCGTAATAACCCGGAATGGGTCAGTGAAGTGGACTGGCCTGAGCCTGCCTGCTTTTTGGACGCCGATACCTGGGAAGAATATATGAAGCTGAAAACGTTGGCTGAAGGATAA
- a CDS encoding XdhC family protein, with product MDKDILFKLAECAQQAQPADIITLVGTPPDKHNAAGSTLVITADYTGGRLIDGAFTRLVIDKVTATATPWTKPLLFEIAYAGNRYRLFWDKLSRRRSALVLGAGHISQPLTEFLAKVGYAVTVVDDRPDFANRTRFPQAEQVVCRPFGRALTELALAGFGAIIIVTRGHRSDMECIRAVITQPASYIGMIGSQGRVRGAMKTLLEEGFDREAVDRLRAPIGLDIGAETPEEIALSIVAEMVAVDRNANCRPLSDRWRYKYG from the coding sequence ATGGATAAGGATATTCTTTTCAAACTTGCAGAATGTGCGCAGCAGGCGCAGCCTGCCGATATAATCACCCTTGTCGGCACACCGCCGGACAAACATAATGCTGCCGGCAGCACGCTGGTCATTACCGCGGACTATACCGGCGGGCGCCTTATCGATGGGGCTTTTACCAGGCTGGTTATTGACAAGGTAACCGCCACTGCCACTCCCTGGACCAAGCCCTTGCTTTTCGAAATCGCGTATGCCGGAAACCGATACCGCTTGTTCTGGGATAAACTTTCCCGGCGGCGGTCGGCTTTGGTGCTGGGGGCAGGCCATATCAGCCAGCCGCTTACGGAGTTTTTGGCCAAAGTTGGTTATGCCGTTACGGTGGTGGATGACCGTCCGGATTTTGCCAACCGGACCCGCTTTCCGCAGGCTGAGCAGGTGGTATGCCGGCCATTTGGCCGGGCTTTGACCGAACTGGCACTGGCAGGTTTTGGCGCCATCATTATTGTTACCCGTGGTCATCGCTCAGACATGGAGTGTATCAGGGCGGTGATTACCCAGCCTGCATCCTATATTGGCATGATTGGCAGCCAGGGGCGGGTGCGGGGGGCGATGAAGACTCTCCTGGAAGAAGGTTTTGACCGTGAAGCGGTAGACCGGCTGCGGGCGCCTATCGGGCTGGATATCGGTGCCGAAACGCCGGAGGAGATTGCCCTTAGTATTGTTGCGGAAATGGTAGCTGTTGACAGAAACGCCAATTGCCGTCCGCTGAGTGACAGGTGGAGGTACAAATATGGATGA
- the yqeC gene encoding selenium cofactor biosynthesis protein YqeC, producing MLWDALGITLPGMIACVGAGGKTSLLQSLAKSAGQQGRPVLLTATTKMFYNQVADFQPVVTDDYAAGQEKVVEALKSGKIIAWLSRQNGGKVLGLPPEWLAKLAAEVPAAYILVEADGARCSKIKAPAPHEPVIPAGTAMTVGVLNLSTLGQPLTADNAHRLDLVAAIISKQAGANVEWQDIARLAVHRQGIFQHARGTKVLLLSGGDIAAQVAAAQIAGYCKLAKANIERVVVTAGYGCSMKPLAVYRL from the coding sequence ATGCTCTGGGATGCACTGGGAATTACCCTGCCGGGCATGATTGCCTGTGTCGGTGCTGGCGGCAAGACCTCGCTGCTGCAGTCGCTGGCTAAGAGCGCCGGGCAGCAGGGCCGGCCGGTTTTGCTTACCGCAACCACGAAGATGTTTTATAACCAGGTGGCTGATTTTCAGCCGGTAGTGACAGACGATTATGCGGCAGGCCAGGAAAAAGTAGTCGAGGCACTAAAGTCAGGGAAAATAATCGCGTGGCTGTCCAGGCAAAATGGCGGCAAGGTTCTGGGGCTGCCGCCAGAGTGGCTTGCCAAGCTGGCAGCCGAGGTGCCTGCTGCTTATATTCTGGTAGAAGCCGACGGGGCCCGCTGCTCAAAGATCAAGGCGCCGGCGCCCCATGAACCGGTTATTCCTGCCGGTACTGCTATGACTGTCGGTGTGTTGAATCTGAGCACGCTGGGGCAGCCCTTAACGGCGGACAATGCTCACCGCCTGGATTTGGTAGCCGCCATTATTAGCAAGCAAGCGGGCGCAAATGTTGAATGGCAGGATATAGCCCGCCTGGCGGTGCACCGGCAGGGGATTTTTCAGCATGCCCGGGGAACCAAGGTGCTGCTGCTAAGTGGCGGCGATATCGCTGCACAGGTCGCGGCGGCGCAAATTGCCGGGTATTGCAAGCTGGCCAAAGCCAACATTGAGCGGGTAGTGGTGACAGCCGGTTATGGCTGTTCCATGAAGCCGCTTGCGGTGTACCGGTTATGA
- the yqeB gene encoding selenium-dependent molybdenum cofactor biosynthesis protein YqeB, giving the protein MDKIVIVKGGGDIATGIAHRLHTSHFAVVILEIANPTAVRRTVSFAQAVIQNAPVTVEAVTAELATLAAVPEKLAAGRIPVLLASEPQEVQQVIATLKPVAIVDAILAKRNTGTRITDAPVVIGAGPGFTAGEDVHAVVETMRGHDLGRVIYHGTAIANTGIPGEVGGFTIERLVRSPADGVFVACREIGDTVAAGDIVGHVGDTAVKVNIAGILRGLLQSQLTVTRKMKIGDVDPRCCPEHCFTISDKARAVGGGVLEALLHLRGNHG; this is encoded by the coding sequence ATGGACAAGATAGTCATAGTCAAAGGTGGCGGCGATATTGCCACAGGCATTGCCCATCGTCTGCACACGAGTCACTTTGCTGTAGTAATTTTGGAAATAGCTAACCCTACCGCCGTGCGGCGGACGGTTTCCTTTGCTCAGGCCGTAATACAAAATGCACCGGTGACGGTGGAAGCAGTGACAGCCGAATTAGCCACGCTTGCTGCAGTGCCGGAAAAGTTAGCTGCCGGCCGGATTCCGGTGCTGTTGGCTTCAGAGCCGCAAGAAGTACAACAGGTAATTGCTACCCTGAAGCCGGTGGCAATTGTTGACGCCATTTTGGCAAAACGCAACACAGGCACCCGCATCACCGATGCACCGGTAGTGATTGGCGCCGGACCGGGCTTTACCGCCGGCGAGGATGTTCATGCCGTAGTGGAAACCATGCGGGGCCATGATTTGGGCCGGGTCATCTATCACGGTACAGCCATCGCCAATACCGGCATCCCGGGTGAAGTGGGCGGCTTTACCATTGAACGGCTGGTCAGGTCGCCGGCGGACGGTGTGTTTGTGGCTTGCCGTGAAATCGGCGACACCGTAGCCGCAGGTGATATTGTCGGGCATGTAGGCGACACTGCCGTTAAAGTTAATATTGCCGGTATCTTGCGCGGTTTGCTGCAAAGCCAACTTACTGTTACCAGAAAAATGAAAATAGGTGATGTTGACCCGCGCTGCTGCCCGGAACATTGTTTTACCATCTCAGATAAGGCCAGAGCCGTTGGCGGCGGCGTACTGGAAGCCTTATTGCATTTGCGGGGGAACCATGGATAA
- a CDS encoding small, acid-soluble spore protein, alpha/beta type, translated as MGKVMSEETKYKLAHELGFGEKVEDGNWDDVTTGEVGSMVREAIKRGEEAMAAEAKANGEIHQNAK; from the coding sequence ATGGGTAAAGTGATGTCAGAAGAAACCAAATATAAATTAGCGCATGAGCTCGGTTTTGGTGAAAAAGTTGAGGACGGCAACTGGGACGATGTTACAACAGGTGAAGTTGGCTCCATGGTCAGAGAAGCCATTAAACGTGGTGAAGAGGCGATGGCGGCAGAAGCGAAAGCCAATGGAGAAATTCATCAGAACGCGAAATAG
- a CDS encoding XdhC family protein: MDDTMVQAICEAKQAGWKAALVTIIATRGSTPRKAGARMLVYPDGRVFGTIGGGCAEAEAKLQALTALDDNRSSIYNVSMTGDTAADEGMACGGIMEVFIQVV; encoded by the coding sequence ATGGATGATACTATGGTTCAGGCTATTTGTGAGGCAAAGCAGGCAGGCTGGAAAGCAGCACTTGTTACTATTATTGCCACCCGCGGCTCCACGCCGCGCAAGGCCGGTGCCAGAATGCTGGTCTATCCTGATGGCCGCGTATTTGGTACCATCGGCGGCGGTTGCGCCGAAGCGGAGGCAAAACTGCAGGCGCTAACCGCGCTTGATGACAACCGGTCATCCATCTATAATGTGTCGATGACCGGCGATACAGCCGCGGACGAAGGTATGGCCTGCGGCGGGATTATGGAAGTATTTATTCAGGTGGTGTGA
- a CDS encoding xanthine dehydrogenase family protein molybdopterin-binding subunit, translated as MKYVGKGLAKTDAIAISTGKPVYTEDLAPANALVVKILRSPHAFARITAIDTSKAKLVAGVECILTYKDVPQVRFTLAGQSYPEPSPYDRLILDPLVRYVGDEVAIIAAVDEKAANAAMKLIKVSYEIFEPVLDFEQAIDHTSVVHPESDLFCNFPIGMDKERNICSSHTVAVGDVDEELKKCDIVIEETYYTQAQAHAMMETFRSFTYLDHAGRLVIVSSTQVPFHIRRHVARALELPASKVRVIKPRIGGGFGGKQTGSGDVFAALVSLTTGKPAMYIYSRTETFSATSSRHAMKLTVRLGADKDGFIRALDIENLSDTGAYGEHSSTTFSVCGEKTLPLYNKTRAVRYHGHAVYTNKMPAGALRGYGATQGTFALESAVNQLAARLSLDPAELRLKNLIKEGETCLIYQGKVLNSSALDRCIAKGKELIGWNEKYPRRELPDGKVRSVGMAVTMQGSGIAGIDTASIEIRLSDAGEYTLLTGSTDMGTGSDTVLAQIAAEVLQTSPDNIVVHAADTDVSPYDPGSYASSTAYVTGMAALQAAEDLKQQIIEQAAKLLTVTPAEIDFDGQVLRTTDGSQSMTLAKLAELQVLGAGKRQLVGNATCGSPISPPPFIAGFVEVEVDPATGVVELLDYVAVVDCGTVLNANLARIQVEGGIAQGIGMALYEDVRYSRRGKLQTNNFMQYKIPCRKDVGKITVAFEASYEPTGPFGAKSIGEVVINTPPPAIAHAVYNAVGAKVTRLPITPERVFMGMKSQTK; from the coding sequence ATGAAATATGTAGGTAAAGGCTTAGCCAAAACAGACGCCATTGCCATCAGCACCGGCAAACCGGTATATACGGAAGATTTAGCGCCGGCCAACGCATTGGTGGTAAAAATCCTGAGAAGCCCTCATGCGTTTGCCCGGATTACAGCCATTGACACCAGCAAAGCCAAACTGGTTGCAGGGGTAGAATGCATTCTTACCTATAAAGATGTGCCGCAGGTACGGTTTACGCTGGCAGGCCAGTCCTACCCTGAACCTTCACCCTATGACCGGCTGATCCTTGATCCCCTTGTGCGTTATGTCGGTGATGAAGTGGCCATTATTGCCGCTGTGGATGAAAAAGCTGCCAACGCCGCCATGAAACTGATCAAGGTCAGCTATGAGATTTTTGAACCGGTGCTTGATTTTGAACAAGCCATTGACCATACTTCGGTCGTTCACCCTGAGTCTGACCTCTTTTGCAACTTCCCGATCGGTATGGACAAGGAGCGCAACATTTGTTCCTCGCACACTGTCGCCGTCGGCGATGTTGATGAGGAACTCAAAAAGTGTGACATTGTTATTGAAGAAACCTATTATACCCAGGCGCAGGCCCATGCCATGATGGAAACCTTCCGTTCCTTCACATATCTTGACCATGCCGGCAGACTGGTGATTGTCAGTTCCACCCAGGTGCCTTTCCACATCAGGCGGCATGTAGCCAGAGCACTGGAATTGCCGGCCAGCAAAGTGCGGGTGATCAAGCCGCGGATCGGCGGCGGTTTCGGTGGCAAGCAGACCGGTTCCGGTGATGTGTTTGCCGCCCTGGTCTCGCTCACCACCGGCAAACCGGCGATGTACATTTACAGCCGTACGGAAACCTTCAGCGCTACCTCCAGCCGTCATGCTATGAAGCTTACCGTCAGATTAGGCGCTGACAAGGACGGTTTTATCCGGGCGCTTGATATTGAAAACCTGTCAGATACCGGCGCTTATGGCGAACATTCGTCCACCACTTTTTCGGTATGTGGCGAGAAGACGCTGCCGCTGTACAATAAAACCCGGGCTGTCCGGTATCACGGACATGCCGTATACACCAACAAAATGCCGGCAGGAGCGCTCAGAGGCTATGGCGCCACGCAAGGCACGTTTGCCCTGGAATCGGCTGTCAACCAGCTGGCTGCCCGGCTTTCCCTGGACCCGGCTGAGCTTAGGCTGAAAAACTTGATTAAAGAAGGCGAGACCTGCCTTATTTATCAGGGAAAAGTGCTTAACAGTTCAGCGCTTGACCGCTGTATTGCCAAAGGGAAGGAATTGATTGGCTGGAACGAAAAGTACCCCCGCCGGGAATTGCCTGACGGTAAAGTCCGGTCTGTCGGTATGGCGGTAACCATGCAGGGTTCCGGTATTGCCGGTATTGACACAGCCTCTATTGAAATACGTCTTTCCGATGCCGGTGAATATACCCTGTTGACAGGCTCAACCGATATGGGGACAGGCAGTGATACGGTATTGGCGCAAATTGCCGCCGAAGTCCTGCAAACTTCACCTGACAACATTGTTGTGCATGCCGCTGACACCGATGTTTCCCCCTATGATCCCGGCTCATATGCCTCCAGCACTGCCTATGTCACCGGCATGGCTGCCTTGCAAGCCGCCGAGGATTTAAAGCAGCAGATCATTGAGCAGGCGGCTAAGCTGCTTACCGTGACCCCGGCGGAAATCGACTTTGACGGTCAGGTGCTGCGAACAACTGACGGCAGTCAGTCGATGACGCTGGCAAAACTGGCAGAACTCCAGGTGTTAGGTGCTGGCAAGCGGCAGCTGGTGGGCAATGCCACCTGTGGTTCGCCTATATCGCCGCCGCCGTTTATTGCCGGCTTTGTCGAGGTCGAAGTTGACCCCGCAACCGGTGTGGTTGAACTGCTTGACTATGTGGCGGTGGTGGACTGTGGCACCGTGCTTAACGCCAATCTGGCAAGGATTCAGGTAGAAGGCGGTATTGCTCAGGGTATTGGTATGGCGCTGTATGAAGATGTTCGCTACAGCCGCCGCGGCAAGCTGCAGACCAATAACTTTATGCAGTATAAGATTCCCTGCCGCAAAGATGTCGGCAAAATTACGGTAGCCTTTGAAGCCAGCTATGAGCCCACCGGCCCGTTTGGTGCCAAATCCATCGGTGAAGTGGTTATCAACACGCCGCCGCCGGCCATTGCCCATGCGGTATATAATGCGGTAGGCGCCAAAGTTACCCGGCTGCCGATAACCCCGGAAAGAGTATTTATGGGAATGAAAAGTCAGACAAAATAA